One window from the genome of Yarrowia lipolytica chromosome 1B, complete sequence encodes:
- a CDS encoding uncharacterized protein (Compare to YALI0B08987g, highly similar to uniprot|O93996 Candida albicans Conserved hypothetical protein (CTA1P), similar to Saccharomyces cerevisiae VPS60 (YDR486C); ancestral locus Anc_3.98), with amino-acid sequence MNRLFGGGSKAPKPTLNDAVDSIDGRMASLDVSLSKLNSELSAYQQKMSKMRDGPGKNAMKQKALKVLKQRKQIEAQKDQLQSQSWNMQQAQMTTENLKNVMVTVDVMKQTNKDLKKQYGKINIDKIEDLQDEMADLLDISSEIQETMSRNYNVPDDVSESELDAELEALGEELEFEANEGESVPSYLEEQVPQFVDEPVEESHKVAAS; translated from the coding sequence ATGAACAGACTATTTGGAGGCGGCAGCAAGGCACCCAAGCCCACTCTCAACGACGCCGTGGACTCGATCGACGGCCGGATGGCGTCGCTGGACGTGTCTCTGTCCAAGCTCAACTCGGAGCTGTCGGCCTACCAACAGAAAATGTCCAAAATGCGAGACGGCCCCGGAAAGAACGCCATGAAGCAAAAGGCGCTCAAGGTGCTCAAACAGCGCAAGCAGATCGAGGCGCAGAAGGACCAGTTGCAGTCACAAAGCTGGAACATGCAGCAGGCGCAGATGACGACCGAGAACCTCAAGAACGTCATGGTTACCGTGGATGTCATGAAACAGACCAACAAGGATCTAAAGAAGCAGTACGGCAAGATCAACATTGACAAGATTGAAGATCTGCAGGATGAAATGGCGGACTTGTTGGACATTTCTtccgagatccaggagaCCATGTCCAGGAATTATAATGTTCCGGATGACGTGTCTGAGAGTGAGCTGGACGcggagctggaggctctgggcGAGGAGCTCGAGTTTGAGGCCAACGAGGGCGAGTCTGTGCCTAGTTATTTAGAGGAACAGGTACCTCAGTTTGTGGATGAgcctgtggaggagagtCATAAGGTAGCGGCTAGCTGA
- a CDS encoding uncharacterized protein (Compare to YALI0B08965g, similar to uniprot|Q99258 Saccharomyces cerevisiae YDR487c RIB3 3 4-dihydroxy-2-butanone 4-phosphate synthase, similar to Saccharomyces cerevisiae RIB3 (YDR487C); ancestral locus Anc_3.96) encodes MSQFSAIPEALEAFKNGEFLVVMDDESRENEGDLIIAAAQTTTEKMAFLIRHSSGFVCVPLSNELANKYELPYMVENRTDRHGTAYTVTCDAIEGTTTGISAHDRALTARCLADKNTTAASFMRPGHVVPLRAVDGGVLARRGHTEAAVDLCKLTGQPAAGVICEIVRDEDGLMARTDDCLEFAKTHGIKAITIDALVKYIEQQ; translated from the exons atGAGCCAGTTTTCCGCCATTCCCGAAGCCCTCGAGGCGTTTA AAAACGGCGAATTCCTCGTTGTGATGGACGATGAGTCCCGAGAAAACGAAGGTGATCTGATTATTGCCGCTGCCCAGACCACGACTGAGAAGATGGCGTTTCTGATCCGCCACTCGTCCGGCTTTGTGTGCGTGCCTCTGTCCAACGAGCTCGCAAACAAGTACGAGCTCCCCTACATGGTGGAGAACCGGACAGATCGACATGGAACTGCCTACACGGTCACCTGTGACGCTATTGAGGGCACCACGACCGGAATCAGTGCCCATGACCGGGCTCTGACCGCTCGATGTCTTGCCGACAAGAACACAACTGCCGCCTCATTCATGCGACCTGGTCATGTGGTTCCTCTGAGAGCCGTGGACGGAGGAGTTCTTGCCCGACGAGGACACACCGAGGCTGCGGTTGATCTGTGCAAGTTGACCGGCCAGCCTGCCGCCGGAGTGATTTGTGAGATTGTCCGGGACGAGGACGGGCTCATGGCTCGAACCGATGATTGTTTGGAGTTTGCAAAGACTCATGGAATTAAGGCAATCACTATTGATGCTCTGGTGAAGTACATCGAGCAGCAGTAA